One Mangifera indica cultivar Alphonso chromosome 4, CATAS_Mindica_2.1, whole genome shotgun sequence genomic region harbors:
- the LOC123213982 gene encoding pentatricopeptide repeat-containing protein At2g03880, mitochondrial, which yields MKAISKLKCTARSFFSRRYTLTPNVSSSQALNSSALVDDFTRFCYQRDLPSAIRAMDAMQTHGLHADSITYSELIKCCLARGAVREGKLVQNHVFSNGYEPKTFLINILINMYVKFNLLEDAKTLFDKMPERTVVSWTTMIWAYCNAKMNNKAFEFFVLMLREGVRPNMYTYSSILRACVCLLNLRQLHCGIIKVGLDSDVFVRSALIDVYAKWGELRNAVCVFNEMATGDLVVWNSIIGAFAQNSDGDEALDLFKRMKRAGFAADEATLTSVLRACTGLALLELGTQVHVHLLKYDQDLILNNALLDMYCKCGSLEDAQFIFDRMVEKDVISWSTMIAGLAQNGYSQKALKFFELMKASGLEPNYITILGVLFACSHAGLVEDGLYYFHSMKNVYGIDPEKEHYGCIIDLLGRAGKLDQAVKLINEMDYEPDAVTWRALLGACRVHQNTDLAVYAAKQILNLDPQDAGTYILLSNIYANMQRWDDVAEIRKTMRDRGLRKEPGCSWIEVNKHIHTFIFGDSSHPNIDEINRELNRLIHKLVGVGYVPDTNFVLQDLEGEQKEDSIRYHSEKLAIVFALMSMSKGMTIRIRKNIRICGDCHIFAKLTAKMEHCTIVLRDPIRYHHFRDGSCSCGDYW from the coding sequence ATGAAAGCCATTTCAAAGCTGAAATGCACGGCAAGAAGTTTTTTTTCTCGACGTTACACACTCACACCCAATGTCTCTTCTAGTCAAGCACTCAACTCATCAGCTTTGGTAGATGATTTCACTAGATTCTGCTACCAAAGAGACCTCCCAAGTGCCATCAGAGCCATGGACGCCATGCAAACCCACGGCCTCCATGCTGATTCCATAACCTATTCTGAGCTCATCAAGTGTTGCTTGGCCCGTGGCGCTGTTCGAGAAGGCAAACTCGTTCAGAACCACGTCTTCTCTAATGGGTATGAGCCCAAAACGTTTTTAATcaacattttgattaatatgtatgtCAAGTTTAACCTCTTGGAGGACGCTAAAACGTTGTTCGATAAAATGCCTGAAAGAACGGTTGTTTCTTGGACAACCATGATATGGGCTTATTGTAATGCTAAGATGAATAACAAGGCCTTTGAGTTCTTTGTTTTGATGCTCAGAGAAGGTGTTAGACCAAATATGTACACGTACTCTTCCATTTTGAGAGCTTGTGTTTGTTTACTTAATCTTAGGCAGCTTCACTGTGGAATAATTAAAGTTGGTTTGGATTCTGATGTGTTTGTTAGGAGTGCTTTGATTGATGTTTATGCCAAATGGGGTGAGTTGAGAAATGCCGTGTGTGTTTTTAATGAGATGGCGACTGGAGATTTGGTTGTTTGGAACTCAATCATTGGAGCATTTGCTCAGAACAGTGATGGTGATGAGGCTTTGGATCTTTTCAAGAGAATGAAGAGGGCTGGTTTTGCAGCGGATGAGGCCACGCTAACAAGTGTTTTGAGGGCTTGTACTGGACTAGCGCTGTTAGAATTGGGCACACAAGTCCATGTTCatttattgaaatatgatcAAGATTTGATTCTTAACAATGCACTATTAGATATGTATTGCAAGTGTGGCAGCTTGGAAGATGCTCAGTTTATTTTTGATAGGATGGTAGAGAAGGATGTGATTTCTTGGAGCACCATGATTGCAGGGTTGGCACAGAATGGGTACAGCCAAAAGGCGCTGAAATTTTTTGAGTTGATGAAAGCGTCAGGGTTAGAACCGAATTATATTACAATTCTTGGTGTTCTGTTTGCTTGTAGCCATGCAGGGCTTGTAGAAGATGGGTTGTATTATTTCCATTCTATGAAGAACGTTTATGGGATTGACCCTGAAAAGGAACATTATGGCTGCATAATTGATCTTCTTGGAAGGGCTGGGAAGCTCGATCAAGCAGTTAAGTTAATAAATGAGATGGACTATGAACCAGACGCTGTAACATGGAGAGCTTTGCTTGGTGCATGCAGGGTTCACCAGAACACTGATCTTGCTGTATATGCTGCCAAACAGATTCTAAATCTTGATCCCCAAGATGCAGGAACCTACATACTGTTGTCTAACATTTATGCAAACATGCAAAGATGGGATGATGTAGCAGAAATTAGGAAGACCATGAGAGACAGGGGATTGAGGAAAGAACCCGGGTGCAGCTGGATTGAGGTGAATAAGCATATTCATACTTTCATTTTTGGAGACAGCTCACATCCAAACATAGATGAAATTAACAGAGAGCTCAACCGGTTAATTCACAAATTAGTAGGAGTGGGTTATGTACCAGACACAAATTTTGTGTTGCAAGATCTTGAAGGGGAGCAGAAAGAAGACTCAATTCGATACCACAGTGAGAAGCTGGCAATTGTATTTGCTTTGATGAGCATGTCAAAGGGCATGACCATCAGGATCAGGAAAAACATTAGGATATGCGGGGACTGTCATATCTTCGCAAAACTCACAGCAAAAATGGAGCATTGTACAATTGTGCTCAGAGACCCTATCCGGTATCATCATTTTCGAGATGGTAGCTGTTCCTGTGGAGATTATTGGTAA
- the LOC123213983 gene encoding aminoacylase-1 isoform X2 produces METNLILLLFLQFFFFHLTTSSEDPSSPSAIISRFQEYLQINTSQPSPDYSKATAFLLSQAESLSLESQTFEFAKNKPIVLLKWPGSDPHLPAILLYSHTDVVPSEPEKWSHHPFGAHVDSEGNIFARGSQDMKCVGMQYLEAIRKLKAGGFQPVRTVYVAFAPDEEIGGHDGAEKFAESDIFKTLNVGIVLDEGLASPSENYMAFYAERCPWWLVIKARGAPGHGAKLYDNSAMENLFKSIESVRRFRASQFDLVKAGLKGEGEVISVNMAFLKAGTPSPTGFVMNLQPSEAEAGFDIRVPPTADAEALERRIAEEWAPASRNMTFEFKQKASIYDEFGKPIITATDISNPWWSLLEEAVKNANGKLGKPEIFPAATDARYFRKQGLPAIGFSPMANTPILLHDHNEFLNQAEYLKGIDIYESIIKAYASYIQHTKEEFSRDEL; encoded by the exons ATGGAGACCAAtttgattcttcttctttttcttcaattcttcttctttcaccTTACAACCTCATCTGAAGACCCTTCATCACCATCAGCAATCATTTCCAGATTCCAAGAATACCTCCAAATCAACACCTCTCAGCCGTCTCCCGACTACAGCAAAGCCACCGCCTTCCTCCTTTCACAAGCTGAATCCCTTTCTTTAGAATCGCAAACCTTCGAATTCGCTAAAAACAAACCCATCGTCCTTCTCAAGTGGCCCGGTTCCGACCCTCACCTGCCCGCCATCCTGCTCTACTCCCACACTGATGTCGTTCCGTCTGAGCCGGAAAAATGGTCCCACCACCCGTTCGGGGCCCACGTGGATTCCGAGGGGAATATTTTCGCCAGAGGGTCCCAGGACATGAAGTGCGTTGGGATGCAGTACTTAGAAGCCATTCGGAAGTTGAAGGCAGGTGGGTTTCAGCCTGTGAGAACTGTTTATGTGGCTTTTGCCCCTGATGAAGAGATTGGAGGCCATGATGGAGCTGAGAAGTTTGCTGAGTCTGATATTTTCAAGACCTTGAATGTTGGTATTGTGCTTGATGAAG GGTTGGCTTCTCCTAGTGAGAATTACATGGCATTTTATGCGGAGAGGTGTCCATGGTGGCTAGTTATTAAGGCCAGAGGAGCTCCAGGGCATGGGGCGAAGCTGTATGATAATAGTGCCATGGAGAACTTGTTTAAAAGCATTGAGAGCGTGAGGAGGTTTAGAGCTTCACAGTTTGATTTGGTGAAGGCTGGATTGAAGGGTGAAGGGGAGGTCATTTCAGTTAACATGGCCTTTCTTAAAGCTGGCACTCCATCACCAACT GGGTTTGTCATGAATTTGCAGCCATCTGAAGCAGAAGCAGGTTTTGATATTCGGGTCCCTCCTACTGCAGATGCAGAAGCTTTGGAGAGACGAATTGCTGAAGAATGGGCTCCTGCTTCACGCAATATGACATTTGAG TTCAAACAAAAAGCTTCTATTTATGACGAGTTTGGAAAACCAATTATCACTGCAACTGATATTTCAAACCCATGGTGGAGCCTTCTGGAGGAAGCGGTTAAAAATGCTAATGGAAAACTAGGTAAGCCAGAGATCTTCCCTGCTGCCACAGATGCTCGCTATTTCCGGAAACAAGGCCTGCCAGCCATTGGCTTCTCTCCTATGGCAAACACCCCGATTCTGCTTCATGACCATAATGAG TTTCTAAACCAAGCTGAATACCTGAAAGGCATTGACATCTATGAGTCCATTATTAAAGCTTATGCATCTTATATTCAGCACACAAAGGAAGAATTCTCAAGAGATGAGTTGTGA
- the LOC123213983 gene encoding aminoacylase-1 isoform X1, protein METNLILLLFLQFFFFHLTTSSEDPSSPSAIISRFQEYLQINTSQPSPDYSKATAFLLSQAESLSLESQTFEFAKNKPIVLLKWPGSDPHLPAILLYSHTDVVPSEPEKWSHHPFGAHVDSEGNIFARGSQDMKCVGMQYLEAIRKLKAGGFQPVRTVYVAFAPDEEIGGHDGAEKFAESDIFKTLNVGIVLDEGLASPSENYMAFYAERCPWWLVIKARGAPGHGAKLYDNSAMENLFKSIESVRRFRASQFDLVKAGLKGEGEVISVNMAFLKAGTPSPTGFVMNLQPSEAEAGFDIRVPPTADAEALERRIAEEWAPASRNMTFELGQFKQKASIYDEFGKPIITATDISNPWWSLLEEAVKNANGKLGKPEIFPAATDARYFRKQGLPAIGFSPMANTPILLHDHNEFLNQAEYLKGIDIYESIIKAYASYIQHTKEEFSRDEL, encoded by the exons ATGGAGACCAAtttgattcttcttctttttcttcaattcttcttctttcaccTTACAACCTCATCTGAAGACCCTTCATCACCATCAGCAATCATTTCCAGATTCCAAGAATACCTCCAAATCAACACCTCTCAGCCGTCTCCCGACTACAGCAAAGCCACCGCCTTCCTCCTTTCACAAGCTGAATCCCTTTCTTTAGAATCGCAAACCTTCGAATTCGCTAAAAACAAACCCATCGTCCTTCTCAAGTGGCCCGGTTCCGACCCTCACCTGCCCGCCATCCTGCTCTACTCCCACACTGATGTCGTTCCGTCTGAGCCGGAAAAATGGTCCCACCACCCGTTCGGGGCCCACGTGGATTCCGAGGGGAATATTTTCGCCAGAGGGTCCCAGGACATGAAGTGCGTTGGGATGCAGTACTTAGAAGCCATTCGGAAGTTGAAGGCAGGTGGGTTTCAGCCTGTGAGAACTGTTTATGTGGCTTTTGCCCCTGATGAAGAGATTGGAGGCCATGATGGAGCTGAGAAGTTTGCTGAGTCTGATATTTTCAAGACCTTGAATGTTGGTATTGTGCTTGATGAAG GGTTGGCTTCTCCTAGTGAGAATTACATGGCATTTTATGCGGAGAGGTGTCCATGGTGGCTAGTTATTAAGGCCAGAGGAGCTCCAGGGCATGGGGCGAAGCTGTATGATAATAGTGCCATGGAGAACTTGTTTAAAAGCATTGAGAGCGTGAGGAGGTTTAGAGCTTCACAGTTTGATTTGGTGAAGGCTGGATTGAAGGGTGAAGGGGAGGTCATTTCAGTTAACATGGCCTTTCTTAAAGCTGGCACTCCATCACCAACT GGGTTTGTCATGAATTTGCAGCCATCTGAAGCAGAAGCAGGTTTTGATATTCGGGTCCCTCCTACTGCAGATGCAGAAGCTTTGGAGAGACGAATTGCTGAAGAATGGGCTCCTGCTTCACGCAATATGACATTTGAG CTTGGACAGTTCAAACAAAAAGCTTCTATTTATGACGAGTTTGGAAAACCAATTATCACTGCAACTGATATTTCAAACCCATGGTGGAGCCTTCTGGAGGAAGCGGTTAAAAATGCTAATGGAAAACTAGGTAAGCCAGAGATCTTCCCTGCTGCCACAGATGCTCGCTATTTCCGGAAACAAGGCCTGCCAGCCATTGGCTTCTCTCCTATGGCAAACACCCCGATTCTGCTTCATGACCATAATGAG TTTCTAAACCAAGCTGAATACCTGAAAGGCATTGACATCTATGAGTCCATTATTAAAGCTTATGCATCTTATATTCAGCACACAAAGGAAGAATTCTCAAGAGATGAGTTGTGA
- the LOC123213987 gene encoding uncharacterized protein LOC123213987, which produces MDRGSSMRENLKKLALWDTRTFSPIITHDELDAIMATRGFISHPPYASATAAHLAWKEYVYYAEAVKSNSKSEAQAQALLSPRPRLPYPRIDGLHIHTYRAFIDAVNFYLEMGDISDLFHVRGMPLHHINDRNRRWALMQEDDGGVFIYREGTLDQATENFYNSKQQNSNESNWMVIRERSNHASVGCLVPLKLDS; this is translated from the exons ATGGACAGGGGCAGTAGCATGAGGGAAAATTTGAAGAAGCTGGCTCTATGGGACACTCGAACTTTCAGCCCCATTATCACACACGACGAGCTCGACGCCATAATGGCCACCAGGGGTTTCATCTCTCACCCGCCGTACGCCTCCGCCACTGCCGCCCACTTGGCCTGGAAGGAGTACGTGTATTATGCCGAAGCTGTCAAGTCAAACTCCAAGTCGGAGGCACAGGCACAGGCGCTGCTATCGCCCAGGCCCCGTTTGCCCTACCCCAGAATCGACGGCCTCCATATCCACACTTACCGGGCGTTCATCGACGCCGTTAACTTTTATCTCGAGATGGGCGACATCTCTGATCTCTTCCATGTTAG GGGAATGCCTCTCCATCATATTAACGATAGAAATAGGAGATGGGCTTTGATGCAGGAAGACGATGGAGGGGTTTTTATTTACAGAGAAGGGACATTGGATCAAGCCACGGAAAACTTTTACAACTCCAAACAGCAAAATAGCAATGAATCGAACTGGATGGTGATCAGAGAAAGGAGTAACCATGCCTCTGTTGGCTGCCTTGTTCCTTTAAAATTAGATTCTTGA
- the LOC123213517 gene encoding expansin-A20, with protein sequence MGALHALVLFLILLQTRNIMADDDELMSWKSATATYTKEAEGSIIVEGACGYGDLHKASYGKYSAGLSTMLFNRGSTCGACFEVRCVDHILFCLLGSPSVVLTATDFCPPNYGLSSDYGGWCNFPKEHFEMSEAAFGEIADKKADIVPVQYRRVKCVRTGGLRFTVSGSAHFYQVLVTNVGLDGEVIGVKVKGSKTGWIPMARNWGQIWQCNANLTKQPLSFEVITSTRRTLTSYNVAPANWQFGQTYEGKHF encoded by the exons ATGGGAGCTCTTCATGCCCTGGTTCTCTTCCTGATTCTACTGCAAACACGCAACATTATGGCTGATGATGACGAGTTGATGTCATGGAAATCTGCTACCGCAACATACACCAAAGAAGCAGAAGGATCAATAATCGTTG AGGGTGCTTGTGGTTATGGGGACCTTCACAAGGCCAGCTATGGCAAATACAGTGCTGGACTTAGTACCATGTTATTCAACAGAGGAAGTACTTGTGGCGCATGCTTTGAGGTCAGATGTGTTGATCACATCTTGTTTTGTCTCCTCGGGAGCCCATCTGTCGTTCTTACTGCCACAGATTTCTGCCCTCCTAACTATGGACTTTCATCAGATTATGGTGGGTGGTGCAATTTCCCTAAAGAACACTTTGAGATGTCAGAGGCTGCATTTGGTGAAATTGCAGATAAAAAAGCTGATATTGTCCCAGTTCAATACAGGag GGTGAAGTGTGTGCGAACAGGGGGGCTGAGATTCACAGTGAGTGGAAGTGCTCACTTTTATCAAGTCCTCGTGACCAATGTGGGTTTGGATGGTGAAGTCATTGGTGTGAAAGTAAAGGGATCGAAAACTGGATGGATACCAATGGCAAGAAATTGGGGCCAAATCTGGCAATGCAATGCCAACCTCACAAAGCAGCCCCTGTCTTTCGAGGTGATCACCAGCACTAGAAGAACACTCACATCCTACAATGTTGCTCCAGCAAACTGGCAGTTTGGTCAGACATACGAAGGGAAACACTTCTAG